One window of Acidimicrobiales bacterium genomic DNA carries:
- a CDS encoding HAMP domain-containing sensor histidine kinase, translated as MSDERDILADASHQLKTPLAALRLRLEDMSLWHEAGPSLRDELLECVKEVDRLTGIVEDILALSRAGEDPEITSVDLSDAAASAVARWRKLFADKERTLRFHAPPEPVVITTAPRPLLQVIDVLLENARNHGAGEASVEVLATATHGLLHVGDEGRLEPAVMDRMFERTYRSATSAGSGIGLALARTIVDATGGRLRVSNADPTCFELSFRLA; from the coding sequence ATGAGCGACGAGCGCGACATCCTCGCCGACGCGTCGCACCAGCTGAAGACGCCGCTCGCCGCACTGCGCCTGCGCCTCGAGGACATGTCGCTGTGGCACGAGGCCGGCCCGTCGCTGCGTGACGAACTGCTCGAGTGCGTCAAGGAGGTCGACCGCCTGACCGGCATCGTCGAGGACATCCTGGCGCTGTCGCGCGCCGGCGAGGACCCCGAGATCACCAGCGTGGATCTGTCCGACGCCGCGGCGAGCGCCGTCGCCCGTTGGCGCAAGCTGTTCGCCGACAAGGAGCGGACGCTGCGATTCCACGCCCCGCCCGAACCGGTGGTGATCACCACCGCCCCGCGGCCGCTGCTCCAGGTGATCGACGTGCTGCTGGAGAACGCCCGCAACCACGGCGCTGGCGAGGCGTCGGTGGAGGTGCTGGCGACGGCGACGCACGGGTTGCTGCACGTCGGCGACGAGGGCCGCCTCGAGCCGGCCGTCATGGACCGCATGTTCGAGCGCACGTACCGGTCGGCCACGAGCGCCGGTTCGGGCATCGGCCTCGCCCTCGCCCGCACCATCGTCGACGCCACCGGCGGGCGCCTGCGGGTGTCGAACGCCGATCCGACGTGCTTCGAACTCAGCTTCCGGTTGGCGTGA
- a CDS encoding response regulator transcription factor gives MAVKLLLVEDDDGIAAPLQRALAREDYDVTRAPTGADALAAIAGDAPPQLVILDLGLPDIDGLDVCRQARAGGFDGAILILTARGDELDRVVGLDTGADDYMSKPVALAELLARVRALLRRSGRVPTEPASATDAAAPATIDGLRVDEGSRRVFVGAAEMHLSAKEYDLLALLARDAGKVVTRERIMDEVWDEHWFGSTKTLDVTLGRLRSKLADAAAPVEVVAVRGVGFRLESSAG, from the coding sequence ATGGCGGTCAAGTTGTTGCTGGTCGAAGACGACGACGGGATCGCGGCGCCGCTGCAGCGGGCGCTCGCCCGCGAGGACTACGACGTCACGCGCGCGCCGACGGGCGCTGACGCCCTCGCCGCCATCGCCGGCGACGCCCCACCCCAGCTCGTCATCCTCGACCTCGGCCTACCCGACATCGACGGTCTCGACGTGTGCCGCCAGGCGCGCGCCGGAGGGTTCGACGGCGCCATTCTCATCCTGACGGCCCGCGGCGACGAGCTCGACCGCGTCGTCGGGCTCGACACCGGCGCCGACGACTACATGAGCAAGCCCGTCGCCCTCGCCGAGCTGCTGGCGCGGGTGCGGGCGTTGCTGCGCCGCTCCGGACGGGTGCCGACCGAACCCGCCAGCGCCACCGACGCCGCGGCCCCGGCGACGATCGACGGGTTGCGCGTCGACGAGGGGAGCCGCCGCGTGTTCGTCGGAGCGGCCGAAATGCACCTTTCGGCCAAAGAGTACGACCTGCTGGCCCTACTGGCGCGCGACGCCGGCAAGGTCGTCACACGCGAGCGGATCATGGACGAGGTGTGGGACGAGCACTGGTTCGGCTCGACGAAGACACTCGACGTGACGCTCGGCCGTCTCCGTTCCAAGCTGGCCGATGCGGCGGCGCCCGTTGAGGTCGTCGCGGTGCGCGGCGTCGGGTTCCGCCTCGAGTCCAGCGCCGGATGA